In a single window of the Arthrobacter sp. StoSoilA2 genome:
- a CDS encoding phosphodiesterase has product MELIEAEYPKPGHVLLHLSDLHLVAGPGTLHGSVDSAARLQEICDQIIASRIKPEAIIFTGDLADKGEFQAYKRLREMIEPVCDALGAKAIWAMGNHDNRANFRSAFLDASVASRPEDPVDRSYFVNGLRIITLDTTVPGYHYGELSESQLQWLAAELATPAPDGTILALHHPPVPCVQDLAVLVELRGQAALAAVVRNSDVRTILAGHLHYSTTAGFAGIPVSVASATCYTQDLGVRAGGQRGRDGAQSYNMVHVYEHTIVHSVVPMSGGVTVGEPVDAAEVQRRLSEAGIRIPSRSRRVPVPASQELVSQSNNRD; this is encoded by the coding sequence ATGGAGCTCATCGAGGCCGAGTACCCCAAACCAGGTCATGTGCTTTTGCACTTGAGTGATCTTCACCTGGTGGCCGGTCCAGGCACGCTCCACGGTTCTGTGGACAGCGCTGCAAGGCTCCAGGAGATCTGCGATCAGATCATTGCCTCCAGGATCAAGCCAGAGGCCATCATTTTCACCGGAGACCTTGCGGACAAGGGCGAGTTCCAAGCCTACAAACGTCTCCGGGAAATGATTGAGCCGGTGTGCGATGCGCTCGGAGCGAAGGCCATTTGGGCGATGGGCAACCACGACAACCGCGCGAACTTCCGCTCGGCCTTCCTGGACGCCTCCGTAGCGAGCCGGCCGGAGGACCCTGTGGACCGCAGCTACTTCGTCAACGGGCTCCGGATCATTACCCTGGACACCACGGTCCCCGGATACCACTATGGCGAGTTGTCCGAATCGCAGCTTCAGTGGCTGGCAGCAGAGTTGGCCACCCCCGCCCCGGACGGCACTATCCTCGCCCTGCACCACCCGCCGGTCCCGTGCGTCCAGGACCTCGCAGTGTTGGTGGAGTTGCGCGGCCAAGCCGCCTTGGCCGCCGTCGTCCGCAATTCCGATGTCCGCACCATCCTGGCCGGTCACCTGCATTACTCCACGACGGCGGGCTTCGCCGGCATCCCGGTATCAGTCGCCTCGGCGACGTGCTACACGCAGGACCTTGGCGTGCGCGCCGGGGGACAGCGGGGCCGGGACGGTGCCCAGTCCTACAACATGGTCCACGTCTACGAACACACGATCGTGCATTCCGTGGTTCCCATGTCCGGCGGCGTAACTGTTGGCGAGCCGGTGGACGCTGCCGAGGTGCAGCGCCGCCTCTCGGAAGCCGGCATCCGGATTCCGAGCCGTTCGCGGCGGGTACCAGTCCCGGCGTCGCAGGAACTCGTCTCCCAGTCGAACAACCGGGACTGA
- a CDS encoding glutathione peroxidase — MRTLYSIPLTFNDGSEADFGRFEGKAVLVVNVASKCGYTRQYAGLEELYGKYREEGLEVLGVPCNQFGGQEPGADEEIAEFCERNFGVSFPLTSKANVLGKEQHPLFAELTRDESGQPVKVKWNFEKFVINRDGELVARFPSSVEPDAQELVDALEKALS; from the coding sequence ATGAGAACTCTTTACAGCATTCCCCTCACCTTCAACGATGGCTCTGAAGCAGACTTCGGACGCTTTGAAGGAAAAGCCGTCCTGGTGGTGAATGTAGCTTCCAAATGCGGCTACACCCGCCAGTACGCCGGCCTTGAGGAGCTCTACGGAAAGTACCGCGAGGAGGGCCTTGAAGTCCTTGGCGTCCCTTGCAACCAATTCGGTGGCCAGGAGCCCGGAGCCGACGAGGAAATCGCGGAATTCTGCGAACGCAACTTTGGCGTCTCGTTCCCGCTCACCAGCAAGGCCAACGTGCTTGGTAAAGAGCAGCATCCGCTATTCGCCGAGCTGACCCGGGACGAGTCCGGGCAGCCGGTCAAGGTCAAGTGGAACTTTGAGAAGTTCGTCATAAACCGTGACGGCGAGCTGGTTGCAAGGTTTCCCTCAAGCGTGGAACCTGACGCGCAGGAATTGGTTGACGCGCTTGAAAAGGCCTTGTCATAA